ATGTACACCATCGACAAGAAGCACATCGTCGTTCTTTCCTTTTCGTCGTTTATTGGCGTAATCAACATACTGGTTGTATCTTATTTTCCCAATGTAAGTCGGGTTTTCCAGTATGCCTTTTACTGCTGTGATCGAAAAGTTGTTTCCTTTAACTGTTTTATGCCCTTTCTTGTTAAGATCATTGGCAATGGCTTTGTACCCTTTCCCCGATATGTAGAGTTTGAAAATCAAACTAACTATCTCAGCTTCTCTTTCATCAATAACAAGTTTGCTTTCACGACCTTCACCGACAGAACGATAACCTAACATACGTCCGCCATTTTTCAGTCCCAATTTTGTTCTTCGCTCCATCCCCATTTTCACGTTCTCAATGATTGTATATCTCTCGAATTCAGCCATGATGCCTAAGAATTGAAGCATCATTTTGCCCATCATGCTTGATGTGTCAATACCCTCAGATATACTGATCAACGCCACTTCATGGTCATTGAGTATCTTTAACAAGTTAAGCAAGTCTCTATTGTTTCTAGCAATACGACTGACCTTCCATGTTATTATTTTGTCTAATTTTCCATCTTTAACATCTCTGATCATGCGCTGGAGAGCTGGTCTAGCCTCCATTGACTTACCGCTAATACCGCTGTCAATATACTTTTCGACAATCTCCATATTGAAAAGGTCAGCATACTTTTCAGTATGCTCATCTTGACCTTCTAAAGAAAATCCATGTTCAGCTTGTTCATGGGTCGATACCCGTATATAAACACCTGCACGATATTGTTTTAAGAAATTTTCAAGCAATCCGTCTGTCTTAATCCCCATAGTCATCGACCTCCTCAGCCATATATTCATCTTTAATCTGACGATCCACCAAATCTACAAGCAGATCAAACAGAATGTCACATTCTTTGTTTTTATCCTCAAATAGTTCCACCATTGTAAACCTCCATTGGCAATTAGGTACTTAAATATAATATCTATTTTAAAACTTACATGTTCCATTTAGCTGTGGGGATTTGCTCCTTACTACATGCAAATCCCCACTCATATCCATGGCTTATTGAATCTTGATAACGGCAACCTTTAACTCGTCAAAACTCTTGTGTTCAACTTGGCTAAAAGTCTTGGATACACTGCCATCTGAATAATCAAGGTTAAACGCTTCGACTAACTCCCCAACAAGTTTTGCAGAGTAAATGATTTTCTTGCGACCCTGTTTTTTTAAGGAATAGTAGATTTCGTTGCTAGGTAGTTCTTGCCCAACTAAAATTGTGTCTGACCCGATGGCTATTTGAAGCTTATCCTCCACGCCTAATTCTTCACAAAAGTCCACTGGAAAAGTTATTCTTTTCCCATTGTCAGAGTAAATAACCGACATCACCCCTGATTCCGAACTTTCTTTCGACTTATGTTCGCTCTTTGTTGCACGGTATCCAGACAGAAAGTCGTCGAGGGACTTTCCTGCGTCGGTTTCTACCGTATCTATCGGAGGATTCTCAAAAGCCTCTTTTTCCTGCTTTCTGTCCTCGTGAGTGCTGATTGTTTGTGCTTTCTTCTTTTTCAATTCGTTTACTTTTTCCTTATTAACTGGCATGTTTAGTCTCCTTTTCATCATCTTCCTCATCAAATAACATTGATGTTCTGTTTAGTTTGTTTTCATCATTAATCTTTTTCTTACTTTTCTTTTTCTCAGGCTCAAATACGTTGTCAAAATTAATAATCACGCATCGTACACCTTTAGTTTTAGGTATGATGGTACGCTTCTTTGTAAGCTTGTTCTCATCAGTTTCTATAATTCCAAGCTCTCTCCATCGTCTAAGAATGATTTCTGAATTTGTGAAACCGCCATCGCTAAGCATTTTTCTGAATACATCTGATATAATGGCAACTTCAACAAATTCATGCGCATCATACTTCTTGTCATCTTCATCACGTTTTTTTCCTTCTCTACGATCGACCCCTGCTCGTGTAAGAATTCTACCGATGACCTCGCTATGTGGAATTACTTTCTGATCCTCATAGCTTCTGGCTGTCGTAAAACCCTTCAAGTCTGCTTTGTAGATAAACTTATTAATGTTCTTGCTAATCTCAGACTTCATATACTCGTAAGCCTTTAACGGAAGGTTGCGATCATCATGTTGCTTACTGTCTGCCTCAATCAATATCTTAAGTACCTCTTCTTTATTCAAAGTTAAGTTCAGATACTTGTTGGCAAGGATAACCGTCATGTAGATAACCGCAAACTTGTTAGCAATACGATCGGTAAACTGATCTTTGACAGGCATCATATCTAGAACTGAAGCTTTTGACTTTTCAAAGGCAAATAGTAGTTCGTCGTCATCAATACGCTGTAGTGCCTTTACAAACTCAACACCAATATGCCCATAGTTTTTCTGCGCAAATATTTTAATCTGCTCTGCATGTTCAGCCGAATCTGTGAACGTCACATCTGCAATCTCAGTATTTCTGACTCGAATACCCTGATTAGCATTTGAGCTGGATAGGAGCGAGTTCTCCCCTGTGCTAATGACAACACCACTCCACTCTTCAGCATTCTTATTGACGCCATCTTGGTTCTGTCTGGCTTTGTCTTTTCCCTCTGCTATGGTGTAAATAATATTGGAGTAATCCTTATTTGCCCTTACCGATGCTTCGTCCATGCCGATTGGGATTCCATGCACACCTGCAAGAAATCCGATTAACGCATTGTATGTGGCAATCCAAGACTTTTGGAGTCCGTTATTGGACTTGCCAGGATATCCAAATGTTGATAATGCAAGCATCAGTGCCGTTGACTTACCCGTTGTTGAGAAGCCATAGATATGGACAAATATAACTTCAAGTCCAATTATTTTTCTAAGACGTGACGCTATTGGCGCAGATAAACCCAACACTAATGACAATTCAAGTGGATATCTGCCGATTACCAGATCGTTGATTCCCTGCAAATACTCATCAAGTGTTCCTTTGGGTTCAATGTTATGAATGCCTCTGTATTCAGACGGTTGATCATAGCCAATCGCATCATGATGCAAAAATACTCTCTGTCCGTCAATGTCATACCATCCAACTGAATCATGTATGTTAATATGCTCAGCCTGCTCTTCTAACATCAATAGCACTTCATGAACCATAGGTGCGTTTGCGTCTGTAATGTCTATCCCTTTACTGGGAAGAATTCTTAACAATCCATGTTTAGTAAAATCACTGCGGTTCATTACAAGTGATTTTACCTTTCCATTTCGGATGTATAGAATTTCTAATTTCTCATCGTCAGTCAATATGTTGCTTTCAACATGATCAATGTTCATCTCACGCACCAAGTAAAATGGGTTACCCTCTTTATCAAGAGTGTATATTCCACCATTAATGAAATCCACATCAATGCTACGATGCAATGGGGCTTGGGTTTGTTCAGCAACTTCTTGTTCTTCCATTTAGTTCACCTCTTCTTTCTTATATGACAGAGGATTCTCCGTGGGAATCCCCCATCAGATTTCCCACTTTGGGGAACTCTACTTTTCTTGGTTTTGCTTTGCTCTGGAACATTCCCCCTTCTTCCCACTTTGGAAAAAGTCATCTTTTAGAGAGACTTTCACACAGATTGCTTGTTTTCTCTCCTTTGGACAACTTTCATTCCAAGAGGGGAAAAGGGGATTTTCTACAGTGTGTTCAAACAGCTTGGTTTCAACTTCCCACAAAAGGGGATGCCAACACAATCTGATGGAGAACAGGGGAACTAAGCAGCTTCTTCATAATTACTATTTAAGTCCGCCAGTAAGTTAACCTGTTCAGAAGCATTATGGAGTTTAAGAATACGTTCCGCCATAAAAATTTCAGCATCTTTCTCTTCATCCTTATTCACACGAGTCACTTTTAGAACTAAAGTGAGGTTTTCTAATGGAATTTCATGGTCAAGCAATTTTGACTCTATAAAATTCTCCGTTATAAACGCTTCCTGTTCCAAGTCTCTTAGAGAGCATATATAAGGACTATCCGTGCTACATTCAAACACGTACGTATTTTTGATTCTCTTCACCGCATTGATTTCAAAACCCAAACATTCTAATATCTTGGTCTTTATTACATTAGTTGAGAATGTAATGATACTGTCATCACTCTCTAGGATAATATCGAAATCCATCATTAACGAAACATGACTGTCACCATCGTACTTTTCTTTCCATAATTCAATAACTGTTTTCATTTTTCTTCCTCCTCATACGCTAACTCGTAGCATCATCTTCAATATCATTAGCCTTTCCAAAGCCTCCGCTTTGATCCATCTTTACGTTTATATATGTTTAATTGCGTCATTAGACTTTGGATGATCTCTTGAATGGAACATTTAATCACATCTCCTTTCATATCTTTATAGTCTGCTGATAAAGCACTCCTTCGACGGCATCGATGCTTCGCTTAACTAGGAGTCTCATCAACTATTTGTTTGATTAAGTTTTCAAGGTGCGTTGTTTCTATAACCAGTATCGCAAATAGATGAGATTCTGAAAATTGAACGTCTTCTCAAAAAACTTTACATTGACAAATCGTTATCCTTGTATTCCTGAATTCCCATTTCTCAATTCGTCCTGTTCTTCGACAACCCTATTATTCCACTTTTGGGGACTTGCCTGTTAGTAAGGATATTTGCAAAAAAAATAAATGGACACCTAAGGCATCCATTTGGTATAATACGCTATTTTTTATCTTTGCTTTTTTCCTTCTTGAAGTAATGATCCAGCTTTGAATAGTAAACATCAAGAGCAAGACTAATCTCATTCAGTATCCTGTCGTATTCATCATGAGTTAATTCCTGACTGTGAATCAAATCTCCAATGTTCCTGATCTTGTCTGTTATAACCGATGTTTTCGACCATGCGTCTTTTCGGCTAATCATATCAATTGATCCAATCATCATTTTCTTTAGTTCTTTATCATTTACTTTGTCAATCCATGCCATCATGCGATCATAGAAGTCTCTCGCTTCTTCAAGTTCTACTGTAACGCCTTTGACTTTCTTAATACCTCCTGTTTGACGTCTTATAAATTTAGGGAGATACGGATACCCCATTTCATCAATCAATCCCATGATGAATGGTTTTTCCTCAATATCGAAAAGTATCTCATTCTTGTCTTTCAGTTCTTCTGCGTCGTCAACAACAATCGGTCTGATCTTCTGAAAGCGTTTATACAACGCATTATGCTCATAGTGCAAAATATCTTCCAGCTCTATTAGAATCTGATTCAGATTGATTGTTTCTTTTTGTTTTTCTTCCATTCAGTTCAACTCCATTTCGTTATAATATCCAGTCAAACCAATTATAGCGAATATGTACAGTCATTTCACCGTTTATTTCCTTTTTCTTGGTGACGGTGACGGTCGATCCCCTTCCTTGATCACAACGTTCAAAATTGCCACTGCTATTTTCATACCTATAACTGCAATACGGTTCATTATTCAACATCCTCCCATTAAAAAAAGCGGTCGATTGACCACTTTAAATAAATTATCATTTATACAGCTTTCATCATTCTTATTCAATACACCTACAGATAAACAATTCCTTCTCCATAGCAAACCTTGCATGTTCGCCCTTTCCAACCCCATCTCAATGTGATTAACGAGCATATTAAACTTGGTATTATCGTTCCAAAGAA
This is a stretch of genomic DNA from Acetoanaerobium sticklandii. It encodes these proteins:
- a CDS encoding DUF927 domain-containing protein, with amino-acid sequence MEEQEVAEQTQAPLHRSIDVDFINGGIYTLDKEGNPFYLVREMNIDHVESNILTDDEKLEILYIRNGKVKSLVMNRSDFTKHGLLRILPSKGIDITDANAPMVHEVLLMLEEQAEHINIHDSVGWYDIDGQRVFLHHDAIGYDQPSEYRGIHNIEPKGTLDEYLQGINDLVIGRYPLELSLVLGLSAPIASRLRKIIGLEVIFVHIYGFSTTGKSTALMLALSTFGYPGKSNNGLQKSWIATYNALIGFLAGVHGIPIGMDEASVRANKDYSNIIYTIAEGKDKARQNQDGVNKNAEEWSGVVISTGENSLLSSSNANQGIRVRNTEIADVTFTDSAEHAEQIKIFAQKNYGHIGVEFVKALQRIDDDELLFAFEKSKASVLDMMPVKDQFTDRIANKFAVIYMTVILANKYLNLTLNKEEVLKILIEADSKQHDDRNLPLKAYEYMKSEISKNINKFIYKADLKGFTTARSYEDQKVIPHSEVIGRILTRAGVDRREGKKRDEDDKKYDAHEFVEVAIISDVFRKMLSDGGFTNSEIILRRWRELGIIETDENKLTKKRTIIPKTKGVRCVIINFDNVFEPEKKKSKKKINDENKLNRTSMLFDEEDDEKETKHAS